A genome region from Brassica oleracea var. oleracea cultivar TO1000 chromosome C2, BOL, whole genome shotgun sequence includes the following:
- the LOC106322688 gene encoding histidinol-phosphate aminotransferase 1, chloroplastic, producing the protein MGVLDVQGPPSSYILRKSQPLRRNITRVHCKNLTTMGDSFIRPHLRQLAAYQPILPFEVLSAQLGRKPEDIVKLDANENPYGPPPEVFEALGNMKFPYVYPDPQSRRLRDALAQDSGLEPEYILVGCGADELIDLIMRCVLDPGEKIVDCPPTFSMYVFDAAVNGAGVIKVPRNPDFSLNVDRIAEVVELEKPKCIFLTSPNNPDGSIISEKDLLKILDMPILVVLDEAYIEFSGVESRMQWVKKYENLIVLRTFSKRAGLAGLRVGYGAFPLSIIEYMWRAKQPYNVSVAGEVAALAALSNGKNLEDVRDALVRERERLFGLLKEVPFLNPYPSYSNFILCEVTSGMDAKKLKEDLAKMGVMVRHYNSQELKGYVRVSAGKPEHTDALMDCLKQFY; encoded by the exons ATGGGTGTGCTCGATGTTCAGGGCCCTCCATCGTCTTACATTCTACGAAAGTCTCAACCTTTGAGGAGAAACATCACTAGAGTTCATTGTAAGAACTTAACAACCATGGGAGACTCTTTTATCCGTCCACACTTGAGACAACTAGCTGCTTATCAGCCAATCTTACCCTTTGAG GTCCTGTCTGCTCAATTAGGAAGAAAGCCTGAGGATATCGTCAAGCTAGATGCTAACGAGAACCCTTATGGTCCTCCTCCTGAG GTTTTTGAAGCATTAGGTAATATGAAGTTCCCTTACGTCTATCCCGATCCTCAAAGTCGTAGACTTCGTGATGCACTTGCTCAAGACTCTGGTCTTGAGCCTGAGTACATCCTTGTTGGTTGTGGCGCTGATGAGCTAATCGATTTGATCATGAG ATGTGTGTTGGATCCTGGGGAGAAGATTGTAGACTGTCCTCCTACTTTCTCAATGTATGTGTTTGATGCTGCTGTGAACGGAGCAGGTGTCATTAAAG TTCCAAGGAACCCTGATTTCAGCTTGAACGTAGACCGCATTGCTGAAGTTGTTGAACTAGAGAAACCCAAATGCATCTTCCTAACTTCTCCAAACAATCCAGATGGAAG TATCATCAGTGAAAAGGATCTGTTGAAGATTCTAGACATGCCAATACTTGTTGTCCTTGATGAGGCTTACATAGAGTTCTCAGGAGTTGAATCAAGGATGCAATGGGTGAAGAAGTATGAGAACCTAATCGTTCTCCGCACATTTAGCAAACGAGCTG GTTTGGCCGGGCTTCGAGTTGGATATGGAGCGTTTCCACTGAGCATAATCGAGTACATGTGGAGAGCTAAGCAACCATACAACGTCTCTGTTGCAGGGGAAGTAGCAGCATTGGCTGCACTCTCAAACGGGAAGAACTTAGAAGATGTGAGAGACGCGTTGGTACGCGAAAGAGAGAGGCTTTTTGGGCTTTTGAAAGAAGTCCCTTTCTTGAATCCTTACCCGAGCTACTCCAACTTCATTCTCTGTGAGGTTACTTCTGGAATGGATGCAAAGAAGCTGAAAGAGGATTTGGCTAAAATGGGTGTGATGGTGCGTCATTACAATAGTCAAGAGCTTAAAGGTTATGTCAGAGTTTCTGCTGGAAAGCCTGAACATACTGATGCTCTCATGGATTGTCTTAAGCAGTTTTATTGA